One part of the Hyalangium ruber genome encodes these proteins:
- a CDS encoding NADH-quinone oxidoreductase subunit J, translated as MNIEQVLFGAFAFLTLLSAALVIFAKSPVSAAMALVSTFFFLAGIYVLLWAHTVAALQVLVYAGAIMVLFLFVIMLLNLGEEAPGPRLTLGRIAGGAAATGLLVVLSMAIAKVPNRVTTLSESAAHEFGTMKTIGTAIFTQWLLPFEAVSLLLLVAMVGAVVVAKSRI; from the coding sequence TTGAACATCGAACAGGTGCTGTTCGGAGCCTTCGCGTTCCTGACGCTGCTGTCGGCCGCCCTGGTCATCTTCGCCAAGAGCCCGGTCAGCGCGGCCATGGCCCTGGTGTCCACCTTCTTCTTCCTGGCCGGCATCTACGTGCTCCTGTGGGCGCACACGGTGGCGGCGCTCCAGGTGCTCGTCTACGCGGGCGCCATCATGGTGCTCTTCCTCTTCGTCATCATGCTGCTGAACCTGGGAGAGGAAGCCCCAGGGCCACGGCTGACGCTGGGGCGCATCGCGGGCGGCGCGGCGGCCACGGGCCTGCTGGTGGTGCTGTCGATGGCGATCGCCAAGGTGCCCAACCGGGTGACCACGCTGTCGGAGAGCGCGGCCCACGAGTTCGGAACGATGAAGACGATCGGCACGGCCATCTTCACCCAGTGGCTGCTGCCCTTCGAGGCCGTGAGCTTGCTGCTCCTGGTGGCGATGGTGGGCGCGGTGGTCGTCGCCAAGTCGAGGATCTAA
- the nuoK gene encoding NADH-quinone oxidoreductase subunit NuoK, whose translation MVPINYYLFLAAALFCLGMFGVLVRRNALIVFMCVELMLNAANLTFLAFARMRGDSIGHVSAFFVIAVAAAEASIGLAIVIAVFRSRGSVNIEDIKTMKH comes from the coding sequence ATGGTTCCCATCAACTACTATCTGTTTCTGGCCGCGGCCTTGTTCTGCCTGGGCATGTTCGGCGTGCTGGTGCGCCGCAACGCGCTCATCGTGTTCATGTGCGTGGAGCTGATGCTCAACGCGGCGAACCTGACCTTCCTGGCCTTCGCGCGCATGCGCGGAGACAGCATCGGCCACGTGTCGGCCTTCTTCGTCATCGCGGTGGCAGCGGCGGAGGCGTCCATCGGACTGGCCATCGTCATCGCCGTGTTCCGCAGCCGAGGCAGCGTCAACATCGAAGACATCAAGACGATGAAGCACTGA